In the genome of Camelina sativa cultivar DH55 unplaced genomic scaffold, Cs unpScaffold02819, whole genome shotgun sequence, the window TTTGAAGCCAACGGAATCTATGGATGTCGAGAAGCCCAAGAAGGAAAGCTTGGCTCTTTCGGAGCCCATGGAGGTTGTGAAGCCGAAGgatgagaaaaaaagaaccGGCTACCATTGGTAAGTACCTTCGTTTTGCTTTCTTGAATTTTGTAATTGATTGTTTGCCTCTGGTGATAAGTTtggtttagggttatgattGGAAGTAAGCATTGTTTCCTCAGCTGCCTTGGATTAAGCTTTGATTCTGTTTAGTGCTTGGTTGAATTAGTTTTGACTTGACACTTAGTTTTAACATCACAACCTGATTCGTTGATCTTGTAAAGACTAGGATATTGgataaagtttagatttttacaaCTTTAGTCTCTGTTTTTGCAAAACTAACTTCATATGTCCCCGTTTTGATGCAGTTCCCCACAAAGGCAATGGGCTTGATTTTGAGAAATACTCATGGGGACAGAATCTCCAAGAGGTCACAATTAACGTTCCGGTGCCAGCAGGCACTAAGTCAGGGTTTGTGACCTGTGAAATCAAGAAGAACCGTATCAAAATTGGTCTCAAAGCGCAAGAACCAATCATTGA includes:
- the LOC104774429 gene encoding protein BOBBER 2-like, producing the protein MDVEKPKKESLALSEPMEVVKPKDEKKRTGYHWVMIGIPHKGNGLDFEKYSWGQNLQEVTINVPVPAGTKSGFVTCEIKKNRIKIGLKAQEPIIDGEFFHPVNPDDCFWNIEDQKMISVLLTKQDQMEWW